The following proteins are co-located in the Paenibacillus sp. FSL H8-0079 genome:
- a CDS encoding glycoside hydrolase family 2 protein, translated as MSTIQSHVFQNWTFKACEDQEWMPAQVPGCVHTDLLKLGKIPDPFYGTNEKEVQWIDKIDWEYQTEFDVAETLFSQEHLELVFDGLDTYADVYVNDVHVLSADNMFRVWKADVKSVLKGSGNILRIRFRSPIQEDLPKLEKLGYALPASNDQSDVGGLGDKRVSIFARKAPYHYGWDWGPRFVTSGIWREARLEGWTQVRINDVYIQQNEVSATLASLTAVVEVETSQAVDTVIRIGADGQRWERSVSLQPGAQTVEIPISMNEPKLWWSRGLGDPHLYTFLTEVLQGERAVAESTVKTGLRSIRLVRDKDEAGASFYFELNGVAVFAKGANHIPNDSFITEITRERYRHEIVSAAESNMNMLRVWGGGIYEQDDFYELCDEYGILVWQDFMFACSMYPGDEAFLNSVRHEAIDNVKRLRNHPSIALWCGNNEIDSAWAHYVENGGWGWKKEFTAEQRESIWADYEAIFHDLLPEVVEAYAPGVDYWPSSPLVSLTGDEKQHAHPSTAEGDIHYWGVWHNVEPFENYNVHVGRFMSEYGFQSFPEYKSVRTYAEEEDLALESEVMLAHQKNGAGNRLIKQYMDMYMHESKDFPSFLYMSQVLQAEAMKTAIEAHRRRKPFCMGTLYWQMNDCWPVASWAGMDYLGRWKALQYYAKRSFSDVLVSVDGTKEDTTDIYVISDQLEPVKGQLQVRLIGFDGTVYREEEHEVRLASNSGQQVLSLIQAEWLEGHDAASTLLRIDLKQNGVADIVQEHYFAPSKDLALQPSQIKVTEVTENDGKYLQLESDVLAKQVWISSEAEGVFSDNFFDLIPGIPVKVQFTSREGLQSADAVSNTGLIQVRSMVDFIKL; from the coding sequence ATGAGCACAATACAATCACATGTTTTTCAGAATTGGACGTTCAAGGCTTGCGAAGATCAAGAGTGGATGCCGGCTCAGGTGCCAGGCTGTGTGCATACAGATTTGCTGAAACTGGGCAAGATTCCAGATCCTTTTTATGGAACGAACGAGAAGGAAGTACAATGGATTGATAAAATAGATTGGGAATATCAGACGGAATTTGACGTTGCCGAAACGTTGTTCTCCCAAGAACATCTGGAACTGGTGTTTGATGGTCTGGATACATATGCGGATGTTTATGTGAATGATGTGCATGTGTTATCAGCAGATAATATGTTCCGGGTATGGAAGGCGGATGTGAAGTCCGTATTAAAGGGGAGCGGGAACATTCTCCGAATACGTTTTCGGTCTCCAATTCAGGAAGACCTGCCGAAGCTGGAGAAGCTCGGCTATGCATTACCTGCATCCAATGATCAGTCCGATGTTGGCGGACTAGGCGATAAGAGAGTAAGTATCTTTGCTCGTAAAGCTCCATATCACTATGGCTGGGACTGGGGTCCGCGTTTTGTAACCAGTGGTATCTGGCGTGAAGCACGTCTTGAAGGTTGGACACAGGTGCGAATCAATGATGTGTACATCCAGCAAAATGAAGTAAGCGCTACCTTAGCTTCACTAACGGCTGTTGTGGAAGTCGAGACATCACAAGCGGTAGATACGGTCATTCGTATTGGGGCAGATGGTCAGAGATGGGAAAGATCCGTATCGCTACAGCCCGGAGCTCAGACGGTGGAGATTCCAATCTCCATGAATGAACCGAAACTGTGGTGGAGCCGTGGACTTGGTGATCCGCATCTGTATACCTTCCTTACCGAAGTGCTTCAAGGTGAGCGAGCTGTGGCTGAATCTACAGTGAAGACTGGGCTTCGTTCCATTCGGCTAGTACGTGACAAAGATGAAGCGGGAGCATCCTTTTACTTTGAACTAAATGGTGTTGCGGTCTTTGCCAAAGGGGCTAATCACATTCCGAATGATAGCTTCATCACCGAAATTACACGTGAACGTTATCGACATGAGATTGTATCTGCTGCCGAGTCCAATATGAACATGCTTCGTGTGTGGGGCGGCGGGATCTATGAGCAAGATGACTTCTATGAACTGTGCGACGAATACGGTATCCTGGTATGGCAGGACTTCATGTTTGCCTGCAGCATGTACCCGGGAGACGAAGCGTTCCTGAACAGTGTGAGACATGAAGCCATCGATAATGTGAAACGTCTGCGCAATCATCCAAGTATTGCACTCTGGTGTGGAAACAACGAGATTGATTCGGCTTGGGCTCACTATGTTGAGAATGGTGGCTGGGGCTGGAAGAAGGAATTTACTGCCGAGCAGCGTGAAAGCATCTGGGCCGATTACGAAGCCATCTTCCATGATCTGCTGCCAGAAGTGGTTGAAGCGTATGCTCCAGGTGTGGATTACTGGCCTTCTTCACCACTTGTATCACTGACAGGGGATGAGAAGCAACATGCGCACCCGTCCACAGCCGAAGGCGATATTCACTACTGGGGCGTGTGGCACAATGTAGAACCGTTTGAAAACTATAACGTGCATGTGGGTCGTTTCATGAGTGAATACGGATTCCAGTCTTTCCCGGAGTACAAGTCAGTTCGGACTTATGCGGAAGAAGAGGATCTGGCTCTGGAATCGGAAGTGATGCTTGCGCATCAGAAGAATGGCGCAGGTAACCGTCTGATCAAACAGTACATGGATATGTACATGCATGAATCGAAGGATTTCCCATCGTTCCTGTATATGAGCCAAGTGCTTCAGGCGGAAGCGATGAAGACAGCGATTGAAGCGCACCGTCGCCGCAAACCATTCTGTATGGGCACGCTTTACTGGCAAATGAATGACTGCTGGCCGGTGGCTTCATGGGCCGGTATGGACTACCTTGGTCGTTGGAAAGCATTGCAGTATTATGCGAAACGCAGCTTCAGCGATGTGCTCGTATCCGTAGACGGAACCAAGGAAGATACAACAGATATTTATGTCATCTCCGATCAACTTGAGCCGGTGAAGGGTCAATTGCAGGTTCGACTGATTGGATTCGATGGCACGGTGTACCGTGAAGAAGAGCATGAAGTAAGATTGGCTTCCAACTCGGGTCAACAGGTGTTGTCACTCATCCAGGCTGAATGGCTCGAAGGACATGATGCAGCATCTACGCTGCTGCGGATTGATCTGAAGCAGAATGGAGTAGCGGACATTGTGCAGGAGCATTATTTTGCACCATCCAAAGATCTCGCATTGCAGCCTTCACAAATTAAAGTAACTGAAGTTACTGAAAATGATGGCAAATATCTTCAACTGGAAAGTGATGTGCTTGCCAAACAAGTATGGATTTCCTCCGAAGCGGAAGGCGTATTCTCGGACAACTTCTTCGATCTCATTCCAGGCATTCCGGTGAAGGTGCAGTTCACTTCCAGAGAAGGGCTGCAATCTGCCGATGCGGTTTCCAATACAGGACTTATTCAGGTTCGTTCCATGGTTGACTTTATCAAACTATAA